tactagttgatctctcaagtaattaatttaaactagcggttgtttaccaaaaatcagtgtaaacaaattggcacgcccagtgggacgggttgttttgtgcaatttacattgtttaaaagaagtttattttctaaaaaatccTTTTACAAGTATTAAGACAGTTAGTGTTTATagtttgtgttttgattttgtatgcatttgagAAGTGGTAAATCTTTACCAAATTTAACTAGTGTCAAATCTAGATCAAAAATGGTTAGACCaccaaataataatcaaaacaataacaacaatgtcCCAAATCCTGAAGGACAGCCAACACAAGCGTCAATTAGTAACGCTACTGTCATGGCCCAAGGCTCTGGAACATCTGCTTCGAGCGTTCCTGCAgtcagttttgggaatatagggGTAACAATGCCCTCAACGAGTTCGACTGTATCTGGGTCGATATCTTCGTTAGTATCACATGGTATGGGGGGCAGTCAGCCTGGTGCTGAAGATGTAAGGAGCCCCATTCGATCGTTTCTGTTGAACCAATCAGGATTAGGAATGCCATACTCTCTGATGGCAGGCTTACATAATTCTAACCCAAATCCTGACAGGAGTACCATGCCTTCCCCAGCAGCCTCTGTTGTGGGAAATAGGACTAGAGATATTGCCTTACAAAATTTAACCAATGTAACTATGATGTCTTTTCGACAACAAATGGACGAGAgtaatcatgaaatggttaatactCTGACTTCACAATTGGGGACTATTTTGAACCCTTTaatcaacaatacaaataataattatcagttGCTAGCCCATCAGATGGGGCGGATTGCAGATTTCTTTGGCACTCCTACAATGCCTAACCAAAACCTTCAGCCCATTCGAAACCAAACACAGGTTCAGAACCAAGGGTTTCGTGTGAATAATGAAGTTCCAAACGATCAAATACCACAAGTGGTACAAGAGGAACCACCGGCTCCAGTGGTGCACCATGTGCCAGAGCCTGAAGTAATTTTGGTTAATCGAAATCAGAATGCTGACGAAGTGGTTCGAAATGtgcaaagaaataattttgcgCAACAAGATAACTTGGCAAATTTAGTCGAAACTATTTTAACTcaaaatggtttcaatgttGGCCTACATAGGCCTAACTTTATTTCCCCATTATCTGAATACGTGTTACAAACTGAATTGCCAAGGGGATGGAAGATCCCCAAATTCACAAGTTTGCCGGGGACACAACCGAGTCAACAGTGGAACATGTGGCAAGATTTTTTGCCGAAGCAGGAAATTTGGCAGATAACGAAAATTTAAGGTTGAAATATTTCCCAAATTCCTTAACAAAAAATGCTTTCACTTGGTTCACAACTCTCCCCCCCCGTTCGATTCAGCATTGGACTCAATTGGAAAGGGCTTTCCATGAAcagttttatatgggccaaTCTAAGATTAGTTTGAAGGAATTGGCCAGTGTCAGGAGAAAGACACCAGAGTCCATAGATGACTATTTGAATCGATTTAGGCTACTTAAGGCTAGATGCTTTACCcaagtgcctgaacatgagttagtcgaaatggctgctggaggcctagattattcaattcgaaagaaattagatACACAACATCTAAGAGACATGGCACAATTAGCAGATAGGGTAAGACAGGTCGAACGCCTTAAGGCTGAGAAGGCCAGATCATCGAAGTTTCAAAAAAGGGAAAAGATTGCTTATGTTGAAActatagatgatgatgatgaggagtATGTAATAAACTATGGAGACATAGAggataatgaaattaatgtggCCGAACTAAAACCTGGGCCCCCTTATGTCTGCAAATTACTAAAAccttcgaatggaaaaaatcctgtcgaacccaaaaatgataaatttgttgcTAAAACTTATTCGTTTGACataactaaatgtgatgaaatatttgatttgttggtTACTGATGGCCAAATTGTTGTTCCAAAGGGATTGAAAGTGCCTCCCCTTGAACagcaaaagaaaagaggtttctgcaaatttcataattttttgggtcataaAACCTCACAATGTGTTCTTTTCAGGGATCTGGTTCAAAAGGCTTTAAAAGATGGAAGGCTGAAGTTTGGAGAGAAATCCGGACACAAGATGAAAATTGACGAAGATCCACTACAAATATCTGATGCTTCCTATGTGGAACCGGTCGAATGCTTGATGATCGATGCCATGGACTTATCAGGAGGCGCTCAATTAGTTTCTATTCCAGAGAATGAGTACTATGAGAAAATTAAAGTAGTCTATCCTGGGGCTGAAGAGGAACTGATTGATTTTCTGCAAAGGTGTAAGCTTAACAAGTCTGAGGTGATGCTTTGCCCAAGGTGCAGTGCTGTATTCGACAAGAAGGCTACTGAGGGCCTTAACAAGTTTATACCATTCAGAAGGAACAAAGAGAATTGGCCAAACTCAAGGCCAATGAAAAAACAGAACATGGCGCATGCTAAACCAATACATCAAAGGTTGGGCAACCCAAATACTTTTGTGCCATCGAACAAATCACCAATGAACAAATGGGTTCATGGTCCTGCATCCAACTTTGTCAAAAATTCTGTTGACAAGGGAAGTTCGAGTCATTCTGTCGATTCGAAGAAGTATGCTTACAGAAACAATTACAAGGGAAAGAATCCCATGACCCGCACACAATGGCGTAGGCATCAGCGCCAACAAAGACTCTCCCTTCAAGAGGCTCAAAAGACTGAAGACAACAAAGGAAAACAGGTTGTCGAAGTGGCTAGAAGGCCTATGAAAGAAAGATTGACCCAACTAGAGGGTGATCAAAAGGTTGAGAATGAGTTTGAAGGAGAGAACATGGAAGATGAGGATCTCCTCGATTCAGATCCCGAATTTGATGTGCTGGTAAATGTAGTTTCGATCCTCCCTGCGGAGTATGACGTGTGGTCGGAAGTGACTGAAGGGGAGGATGAATTCGATGAGTCTGAATTGGCTTTAcacaagccaatgtgttattatgtaaTGAATAATGGCTGCTTAGAGGAACAGATGGCCAATTTTGAGAGGCCAACTGAGGGAATGAAGAATCATTTGAAACCCCTCTTTATTCAGGCCAAAGTAAACAATGTGGGGGTCAACAAAGTGTTGATCGATGGAGGAGCAGCAGTAAACCTGATGCCAGAATTCATGATTACCAAGATTGGTAAATTCTCTACTGACTTGCACCCTCACAACATCGTTCTTTCGAATTACGAAGGTGAGACTGGCTTCTCGCTGGGGGCAATTCAAGTCGATGTGGCAGTTGGCAGCACTGTTAGGCcaactttgtttttggttgtagCATCGAAGGCCAATTATAATCTGCTTCTAGGAAGGGagtggatacatggtgttggagcagTGCCTTCGACTCTCCATCAGAGGGTGAGTATTTGGAGAGATGATGGTGTGGTAGAAAATATCGAAGCAGATCAAAGTTATTTTAGGGCTGAAACACACCACATAACCAAGCATTCGTTTGATAAGAAATTGGCGAATATATCGCCATGCACTGAACAGGGATATGCCTATGCCCCTGCTGATAATGTCTACCATTCTGTCAAATTGGATCCAACTCATGGATTCATTTGGGAAAGAGAGGAGATAGATGAAGGTCCACATGTGGATGAAGGCAAAGTCCGCCCAACTGGGTGGGACCTTGAAGAGTACTACGATGACTAAGCCCAATGCTTGGGCCAAGATTTCGGCTTATATGGCCGAAAACAAGATAAAGATGGCGTTAGAAGCCACAATGCtgcaagaaaatatggctgtcgaagccaacAACTGTGAAGATGGCAACTTATTGCCAATAACTCAAAAATTGGACTGCGTCTATGATGAAGAACCATTAGGATTTGAAAAGGATCCTTCCAGTTCCAATCAAAAGATGCAGGCCCAAGACCCTTTGGAGGAAatagatattggagatggctcgaTCAAAAGGCCAACATACATAAGTGCCAATATCCCAAAGGACTTGCGTGATAAACTGGTCGACCTCCTTAAAGAGTTCAAGGATTGTTTTGCTTGGGATTACAATGAAATGCCAGGTTTAGACAGAAATTTGGTCGAACATAGATTACCCATTCGACCAGACAAGAAACCAGTTAAACAATCACCAAGAAGATTCGCACCAGAAATCCTATCTAAGATCAAGGAGGAAATCGAAAGGCTGCTGAGAAGCAAGTTCATCCGGACTGCCAGGTATGTCGAATGGTTAGCAAATATAGTTCctgtcattaagaaaaatggttctCTTAGAATATGTATAGATTTTAGGGATTTAAATAATGCTACCCCCAAAGATGAATATTCGATGCCTGTAGCAGAGATGTTAATAGATTCAGCAGCAGGCTTCGAATATCTTAGCATGTTAGATGGGTATTCTGGatataaccaaatttttatcgcCGAGGAAGATGTGGCAAAAACAGCTTTTCGATGCCCAGGGGCTTTGGGTACCTATGAATGGGTCGTAATGCcatttggattgaaaaatgctggagccacataccaaagagcaatgaactcaattttccatgattttatagATACTTTTATGCAAGTATATATTGATGACATTATTGTTAAATCGgcatcacaaaatgatcatttgGTTTGCTTGACAAAGtcattcgaaagaatgagaaaatatggattgaaaatgaatccattgaaatgtgctttttgtgtgcatgcaggagatttccttgggtttgtggtgcataaaaaaggcattgagataaaccaaaacaagacaaaagcGATTTTGGAGACTAACCCTCCAACCAACAAAAAGCAACTTCAATCCTTGTTAGGAAAGATCAACTTTCTGAGAAGATTCATTTCGAATCTAAGTGGTAAAGCTCAAGCTTTTTCACCATTGCTTCGACTCAAGAAAGAGGATGTTTTTACTTGGGGGCAGGATCAGCAAGAAGCATTCGATGCAATCAAAAGATACTTGTCTAATCCTCCAACTCTGATGCCACCAATTAGAAATAAGTTTATGAAGTTGTATATTTCAGCATCTGATACCACATTAGGTAGTATGTTAGCCCAAGAGGACGAAAATGGCGAAGAAAAAGCCATTTATTATCTAAGTAGAGTCCTTAATGATGTTGAAACTAGATATAGTagtattgaaaagctttgtctttgtttgtacttttcttgtatgaaattgaagcattatataaagcctattgatgtttatgtttattctcattatgatgttattaaacatatgttgctaaaaccaattttacatagtcgaattgggagaTGGGCTTTAGCTCTTTCTGAATATTCACTTTCATACAAACCTTTGGCAGCAATTAAAGGCCAAATAGTGGCTGACTTCATTGTTGATCATTCAGCAATTGAATCACCTCAAAATTACATTGCTCTAGAACCATGGACTCTGTATTTCGATGGGTCTAGACATCAACATGGTACTGGGataggtattttgataatttccccACAAAAGATTCCTACTAAGTTCAAATACAGGATTAATGGTATTTGTTCGAACAATGAGGCTGAATAtgaggctttgatagcaggattAGAAATATTATTAAGCCTGGGGGCAAGAGACGttaaaataaaaggtgattCAGAACTAGTTTTGAAACAACTGACCAAAGAATACAAATGTATCAAAGAGCATTTGATTCGTTATTTTGTCATAGCAAATGCGTTACTAAAACGTTTCGATTCGATTGATATTGGACATGTCCCTCGAATAGAAAATCAAGAAGCTAATGAGTTAGCCCAGATTGCTTCAGGATACAAGGTGTCCAAAGCAAAGCTAGAACAATtaatagaaatcaaagaaaaattgatttctaATGAGCCAATGCAATTGGAATTGTCAAGACCAAAACTTGAGGGGGCAGAGATGTCACCAAATGACATAAATAATTCTGATAAAGAAATGAATTATGATGAACTCCAAATTTTGGTCATTGACAATTTAATAGATGGTGATTGGAGAAAACCAATTGTAGAATATTTGGAAAATCCAATCGGGAGTGCTCCTCGAAAGATCAAATACAGGGCATCAAATTATGTGATCATTGGTAATGAATTGTTTAAAAAGACCCTCGAAGGAGTACTATTGAAATGCCTTAGTGAGAATGAGGCCTACATAGCAATATCTGATGTTCATAGTGGGGCTTGTGGTTCTCACCAATCAGGCCATAAGATGAAATGGCTTTTAGTTCGACAAGGCATGTACTGGCCATCTATGTTAAAAGATTGCATAGATTTTGCTAAAGGTTGTCAAGACTGTCAAAAACATGCAGGAATCCAACATGTACCTGCAAGCGAATTACATTCGATAATAAAACCTTGGCCATTTAGAGGTTGGGCATTGGATTTAATTGGTGAAATAAAACCAGCatcatcaaaaaatcaaaagtacATAATAGTTGgtgttgattattttaccaaatggatcgAAGCTATACCTTTGCCCAACGTTGATCAAGAAGAAGTTATAAGTTTTATCCAAAACCACATTATTTACAGGTTTGGAATCCCTGAAACCATCACAACTGATCAAGGTTCAGTGTTTactggtcgaaagatgcaagaatTCGCCAGGCAAACAGGGTTTAAACTTTTGACTTCGACACCTTATTATGCACAAGCAAATGGTCAAGTAGAAGCtgccaataaaattattattggatTAATCAGAAAACATATTGCTCAAAAGCCAAGAAATTGGAACAAGACTTTAAATCAAGTCTTATGGGCATGTAGAAATTCCCCTAAAGAATCAACAAATTCTACTCCATTTCGATTAACGTATGGTCATGATGCTGTGTTACCAGTAGAAATTTATTTGCAATCTATCAGAATTCAAAGACAAATGGAGGTACCAACTGATCATTATTGGAGTATGATGTTTGATGAATTGGTTGATTTAGacgaagaaaggctaagagcgcTTGATACATTAAGTagacaaaaagaaagagtagcAAAGGCCTATAATAAAAAGGTTAAATCAAAAACCTTTGACGTAGGGAATttagtttggaaagttattTTGCCTATGGACAAAAAAGATAGAGTTTTAGGCAAATGGTCTccaaattgggaaggaccttttaaaataatacaagtatTTTCGAATGGTGCGTATGAAATAGAAGAATTAACTCCAGAAAAGCGAACATTGAATATAAATGGtaagtatttgaaaaaatataaaccaacgCTTTTAGAAGTTAATATTAGCACAGAATAAATATTcgaaacgaaattgaaatggcataaacaaagtaaaaatgCCATAAGAGGCAATTGTCAAGGttacaaaccaaataaaaacaaaaccagATAATTGTTCgagaatttaaaataattaaaacatcaaaagaaaatcTAAGACAAACACTTAGATTTGAAATCAGCATAATGGTCCTTAATAAGGCCAACTTCGACAGTCTGGATCTTGATGGCATCTTCGAGAGACTTGATCTCTTCTTTGATCACAGTGGCAGCACTGAAGTGAGAAATACCTTCCTTCGCAGCTTCGCGGATAGATTCTTGAGTAGTAGCAGCAACAGCTTCTTCAATCTTTGTACGCTTTGCTTTCTCCTCAAGAATCTTTTTCTCTCGATCAGCAATCTCGGCTCGAAGAGAATCTATTTCTGCCTCCCACTTGGAAATATTGTTGGTACATTCTTGAATCCCAAGGCCTGGTTGCTGAACTTGTGCTTTCATTTGGTCAACTTTCGATTGAGCAGCCATGGCCTTCTCGAATAATGCATCATAAGCAGCCTGTTGACCAACAAGTTTCTGAGAGTTGCGTTTCAGGTTTTGCACTGTGGTAGCAAACTGGTCCAAGATCGATTCGAGCTGGATAACTTTTCCCAAGGTTTCGAGGTCAGTTTGAGGATTGTGCAACTTGTTCAAAAAGGACTTGTGCTTGAAAGCATTAGCAGGGTGTTCCTCAACTGATGCCAAGATGTCTCCATTGATGAAATCCGTATATAGCTTCGAAATCAGAGAGTCTTGTCGAACAGAAGAGTTGATTTCTGAATCTGAAGCAGTCGAATTGCTGGGTCCACTCGAACTCACAGGATCAGTAGTGGTTTTAGAAATCAGAAGTTTTAGAGCAGCTTCAGGATCATGAATTTG
This portion of the Trifolium pratense cultivar HEN17-A07 linkage group LG3, ARS_RC_1.1, whole genome shotgun sequence genome encodes:
- the LOC123914980 gene encoding uncharacterized protein LOC123914980; the protein is MALEATMLQENMAVEANNCEDGNLLPITQKLDCVYDEEPLGFEKDPSSSNQKMQAQDPLEEIDIGDGSIKRPTYISANIPKDLRDKLVDLLKEFKDCFAWDYNEMPGLDRNLVEHRLPIRPDKKPVKQSPRRFAPEILSKIKEEIERLLRSKFIRTARYVEWLANIVPVIKKNGSLRICIDFRDLNNATPKDEYSMPVAEMLIDSAAGFEYLSMLDGYSGYNQIFIAEEDVAKTAFRCPGALAIKGQIVADFIVDHSAIESPQNYIALEPWTLYFDGSRHQHGTGIGILIISPQKIPTKFKYRINGICSNNEAEYEALIAGLEILLSLGARDVKIKGDSELVLKQLTKEYKCIKEHLIRYFVIANALLKRFDSIDIGHVPRIENQEANELAQIASGYKVSKAKLEQLIEIKEKLISNEPMQLELSRPKLEGAEMSPNDINNSDKEMNYDELQILVIDNLIDGDWRKPIVEYLENPIGSAPRKIKYRASNYVIIGNELFKKTLEGVLLKCLSENEAYIAISDVHSGACGSHQSGHKMKWLLVRQGMYWPSMLKDCIDFAKGCQDCQKHAGIQHVPASELHSIIKPWPFRGWALDLIGEIKPASSKNQKYIIVGVDYFTKWIEAIPLPNVDQEEVISFIQNHIIYRFGIPETITTDQGSVFTGRKMQEFARQTGFKLLTSTPYYAQANGQVEAANKIIIGLIRKHIAQKPRNWNKTLNQVLWACRNSPKESTNSTPFRLTYGHDAVLPVEIYLQSIRIQRQMEVPTDHYWSMMFDELVDLDEERLRALDTLSRQKERVAKAYNKKVKSKTFDVGNLVWKVILPMDKKDRVLGKWSPNWEGPFKIIQVFSNGAYEIEELTPEKRTLNINGKYLKKYKPTLLEVNISTE